A genome region from Schaalia sp. 19OD2882 includes the following:
- the uxaC gene encoding glucuronate isomerase → MKPLALHPDRLLPADPGTRTIARELFELVDKLPIISPHGHVPAEWLADNLPFTDPTSLLLTPDHYTNRMLHSAAGVELEELGVGVGGPLDADASRRAFRLLCENWHVFRGTPVQTWFESVFHDVFGIRVRPGAESADLIHDTIAERLADPAYRPRALYERFRIETLATTDDPCSDLAAHRKLREDPTWKGRVVPTFRPDAYLEPARSDWRDLTRALGRAADVDIVDYPSHLEAMRRRRAHFKELGAVSTDHSHVDATCERLGEAQVATLFARALAGTITWSDSQLLRAHMLNDQAALAVQDGLVMTLHPAVARNHDSSASTRYGADVGADVPTSVEFTRSLRPMLDAYGNSDGFHLVVFTMDETVYSRELAPLAGWYRGLFIGAPWWFIDETDAIMRYRRSVTGYAGFAKTSGFIDDTRAFCSIPVRHDVSRRVDCAFLAGLVAEHRLAMDEAAETAVALVTTQPKKVFKL, encoded by the coding sequence ATGAAGCCCCTGGCCCTGCACCCTGACCGGCTCCTGCCGGCAGACCCCGGCACACGCACCATCGCACGCGAACTCTTCGAACTGGTCGACAAGCTGCCGATCATCTCCCCCCACGGGCACGTGCCCGCAGAGTGGCTGGCCGACAACCTGCCCTTCACCGACCCCACAAGTCTGCTCCTGACCCCCGACCACTACACGAATCGGATGCTGCACTCGGCAGCCGGAGTTGAACTGGAAGAGCTCGGGGTGGGTGTGGGAGGCCCCCTGGACGCCGACGCGTCACGGCGCGCCTTCCGCCTGCTGTGCGAGAACTGGCACGTCTTTCGCGGCACCCCCGTCCAGACGTGGTTCGAGTCCGTCTTCCACGACGTCTTCGGCATCCGGGTGCGACCCGGCGCGGAAAGCGCCGACCTGATCCACGACACCATCGCCGAACGCCTGGCGGACCCCGCGTACCGCCCTCGGGCCTTGTACGAGCGCTTCCGCATCGAAACCCTGGCCACCACCGACGACCCGTGCTCGGACCTGGCGGCCCACCGGAAGCTACGTGAGGACCCCACCTGGAAGGGGCGTGTGGTGCCCACCTTCCGCCCCGACGCCTATCTTGAGCCGGCCCGCAGCGACTGGCGCGACCTCACCCGGGCGCTCGGCCGTGCCGCCGACGTCGACATCGTCGACTACCCCAGCCACCTGGAAGCCATGCGACGCAGGCGCGCCCACTTCAAGGAACTCGGTGCCGTGTCGACCGACCACTCCCACGTGGACGCCACCTGCGAGCGCCTGGGCGAAGCCCAGGTGGCCACCCTCTTCGCGCGTGCCCTGGCGGGCACCATCACCTGGTCGGACTCGCAGTTGCTGCGCGCCCACATGCTCAACGACCAGGCGGCCCTGGCCGTCCAGGACGGGCTGGTCATGACCCTGCATCCGGCAGTTGCCCGCAACCACGACAGCTCCGCCTCGACCCGCTACGGCGCCGATGTCGGTGCGGACGTGCCCACCAGCGTCGAATTCACCCGCTCCCTGCGGCCGATGCTCGACGCCTACGGAAACTCGGATGGCTTCCACCTGGTGGTCTTCACAATGGACGAGACGGTCTACTCCCGCGAGCTGGCGCCGCTGGCGGGCTGGTACAGGGGCCTGTTCATCGGAGCCCCCTGGTGGTTCATCGACGAGACCGACGCGATCATGCGCTACCGCCGCTCCGTCACCGGATACGCGGGATTCGCCAAGACCTCCGGGTTCATCGACGACACCCGCGCCTTCTGCTCGATCCCCGTGCGCCACGATGTCTCACGCCGAGTCGACTGCGCCTTCCTGGCCGGCCTGGTCGCCGAACACCGCCTCGCCATGGACGAGGCCGCTGAGACCGCCGTGGCCCTGGTCACCACCCAACCGAAGAAGGTGTTCAAGCTGTGA
- a CDS encoding LacI family DNA-binding transcriptional regulator yields the protein MTEQPPTSGPSPSDEGDTLDTPDPQANQRRVTIYDVAHEVGVSPSTVSRAFARPGRVNADTAERIRLAAERLGYRTSVIPRSERDEATKILAFVAADATNPVYTHMMRSFQNEAHEAGYSTILLDSQENSVLEQDLINRIVPVVDGVALVASRLSDSAIAQVAKVTPLVAVNRVVQGTTSVVPDTRGGLRRAVQYLESLGHERLTYLAGPEASWMDGTRWRAVTEACKSFDMPVRRIGPCVPSVRGGLEASQRWRDNPTTAVMAFNDIMAIGFMKGVQALGMRVPDDVSVVGIDNSISAVLNTPTLTSVATSATEIGQSAACTLIHQVTRRSARLNQTFVVPVTLVQRDSVSYPHSPVQPVGQHPHF from the coding sequence ATGACTGAGCAGCCCCCCACCTCCGGCCCCTCACCATCGGATGAGGGCGATACCCTCGACACACCGGATCCGCAGGCGAACCAACGCCGGGTCACGATCTACGACGTGGCCCACGAGGTCGGGGTCTCGCCCTCGACCGTGTCCCGCGCCTTCGCGAGGCCCGGCCGGGTCAACGCCGACACGGCAGAGAGAATCCGACTGGCCGCCGAACGCCTCGGGTACCGAACCAGCGTCATCCCCCGCTCCGAACGCGACGAAGCCACGAAGATCCTCGCCTTCGTCGCCGCCGACGCCACGAACCCGGTCTACACGCACATGATGCGCTCCTTCCAGAACGAAGCCCACGAGGCCGGGTACTCGACGATCCTCCTGGACTCGCAGGAGAACAGCGTCCTGGAGCAGGACCTGATCAACCGGATCGTCCCCGTGGTCGACGGGGTCGCACTGGTGGCCTCACGCCTGTCCGACTCCGCCATCGCCCAGGTCGCCAAGGTCACCCCGCTGGTGGCGGTCAACAGGGTCGTCCAGGGCACCACCTCCGTGGTCCCCGACACGCGCGGCGGCCTGCGCCGAGCCGTCCAGTACCTGGAGTCCCTGGGGCACGAACGCCTCACCTACCTGGCGGGCCCGGAAGCCTCCTGGATGGACGGCACCCGGTGGCGGGCCGTCACCGAAGCGTGCAAGTCCTTCGACATGCCCGTGCGTCGCATCGGACCGTGCGTACCCTCCGTGCGCGGCGGACTGGAAGCCTCCCAACGTTGGCGGGACAACCCGACCACAGCCGTCATGGCCTTCAACGACATCATGGCCATCGGCTTCATGAAAGGCGTGCAGGCCCTGGGCATGCGCGTCCCCGATGACGTCTCGGTGGTCGGCATCGACAACTCGATCTCGGCCGTGCTCAACACGCCGACCCTGACCAGCGTGGCCACCAGCGCCACGGAGATCGGCCAGAGCGCGGCATGCACCCTCATCCACCAAGTGACCCGTCGCAGCGCCCGCCTCAACCAGACCTTCGTCGTTCCCGTGACTCTTGTCCAACGCGACTCGGTGTCGTACCCACACTCGCCGGTGCAACCGGTGGGACAGCACCCCCACTTCTGA
- the larB gene encoding nickel pincer cofactor biosynthesis protein LarB: MELNLDFDRHARRGYAEAVYCESKTPEQCQHAARQWAERARRVGDDSALGTLLFTRADDTHARAVLAELPDALHDPVARMLAWPPTPPEPTGGRVLVVCAGTSDLPVAREAAMTARHLGRRVETLNDVGVAGLHRILARREALETADVIVVVAGMEGALVPVVAGLVKAPVVAVPTSVGYGATFGGVTALLSMLSSCAPGVGVVNIDNGYGAGHLAAQIAAVGALSGGAND, encoded by the coding sequence ATGGAACTGAACCTGGACTTCGACCGACACGCACGGCGCGGATACGCCGAAGCCGTCTACTGCGAGTCGAAGACGCCCGAGCAGTGTCAACACGCGGCCCGCCAATGGGCAGAGCGGGCGCGACGGGTCGGAGACGACTCGGCCCTGGGAACACTGCTCTTCACCAGGGCCGACGACACTCACGCCCGTGCCGTCCTCGCCGAATTGCCCGACGCGCTCCACGACCCGGTGGCCCGTATGCTCGCCTGGCCGCCCACTCCGCCCGAGCCGACAGGGGGCCGTGTCCTTGTCGTGTGTGCGGGCACCTCCGACCTGCCGGTGGCCAGGGAGGCGGCAATGACCGCCCGCCACCTCGGTCGCCGGGTCGAAACCCTGAACGACGTGGGGGTCGCTGGCCTTCACCGGATCCTCGCCCGACGTGAGGCCCTCGAAACCGCCGATGTCATCGTCGTGGTCGCCGGTATGGAGGGCGCTCTGGTGCCCGTCGTGGCGGGACTGGTCAAGGCGCCGGTGGTCGCCGTGCCGACCTCAGTGGGATACGGGGCGACCTTTGGCGGGGTGACGGCGCTGTTGTCGATGCTGAGCTCCTGCGCCCCCGGGGTCGGTGTGGTCAACATCGACAACGGGTACGGGGCCGGGCACCTGGCGGCCCAGATCGCGGCTGTCGGCGCCCTTTCGGGAGGCGCCAATGACTGA
- the larE gene encoding ATP-dependent sacrificial sulfur transferase LarE codes for MESTTETTRLERAEVTGRAGGVAPSGASAGGRVEPGGGAVDSARATTVDLWAPLPGELAARAEAVREAFARVGARTAAVAFSGGVDSSVLAALTARALGRENTVLALAVSPSLSRRHHDLARAQADQLGLRLVEVHTREFDNPSYRANTASRCYFCKSETYDRITLEVLRSDGLDILVTGTNADDALAADRPGTRAAAERRVIAPLQIAGITKSQVRAIAAQLGLNSADLPSSPCLASRIPHGTPVDAASLRAVDTAEDAVLAAGFTTCRVRHHGEVARVEVPVDEFHLLLEEGVRERVLRAVRAAGFRFVSLDLDGIQSGAFTLHVLNSGRSA; via the coding sequence ATGGAGAGCACAACCGAGACGACTCGGCTGGAGCGGGCGGAGGTCACAGGGCGGGCCGGAGGTGTTGCGCCCAGCGGCGCCTCCGCCGGCGGGCGGGTCGAACCCGGAGGCGGGGCGGTGGACAGCGCGCGTGCCACGACGGTGGACCTGTGGGCGCCGCTGCCGGGCGAGCTGGCCGCACGGGCCGAGGCAGTTCGAGAGGCCTTCGCCCGGGTCGGCGCGCGCACCGCAGCCGTGGCCTTTTCGGGTGGGGTCGATTCCTCGGTCCTGGCGGCCCTGACGGCCAGGGCACTGGGCCGGGAGAACACCGTTCTGGCCCTTGCGGTCTCTCCCTCGTTGTCCAGACGTCACCATGACCTGGCCAGGGCGCAGGCCGACCAACTCGGCCTGCGCCTGGTCGAGGTCCACACCCGCGAGTTCGACAACCCGTCCTACCGGGCCAACACCGCCTCCCGCTGCTACTTCTGCAAGTCGGAGACCTACGACAGGATCACCCTGGAGGTCCTCCGCTCCGACGGACTCGACATCCTGGTGACCGGCACGAATGCGGACGACGCCCTGGCGGCGGACCGCCCTGGCACCAGGGCAGCGGCCGAACGGCGGGTCATCGCCCCGCTCCAGATTGCCGGGATCACGAAGTCGCAGGTCCGCGCCATCGCCGCGCAACTCGGGCTCAACAGCGCCGACCTGCCCTCCAGCCCCTGCCTGGCCTCACGCATCCCCCACGGCACACCTGTCGACGCCGCATCCCTGAGGGCCGTCGACACCGCCGAGGACGCGGTCCTGGCCGCAGGGTTCACCACCTGCCGAGTGCGCCACCACGGAGAGGTTGCCCGCGTCGAGGTTCCCGTCGACGAGTTCCACCTGCTGCTGGAGGAAGGAGTGCGTGAGAGGGTCCTGAGGGCCGTGCGCGCGGCGGGCTTCCGCTTCGTCAGCCTTGACCTGGACGGCATCCAGTCGGGCGCCTTCACCCTGCACGTCCTGAATTCGGGTCGGAGCGCCTGA
- the uidA gene encoding beta-glucuronidase has protein sequence MATAWNAHPVVLEWVRREHTAMTSAKELRMLRPRPSSSRTIHCLDGIWDFALATDSDDIAWLTEGITDPRPMPVPSSFNDVTVDTAIHDHVGPVRYQRSVTVPRTLPDERLVLHFGSVTHGAVVWVDEVEVARHQGGYLPLEADVTDLVAGRTHFRLSVSVDNRLSWTTIPPGWVDTTDAGHQVQRYFHDFYNYAGIHRSVQLCTRPAVHVENVRVSTDIDGSTGVVHYEVDAPGAREVRVNVLAPAGSVVATCEGTTGTVRIDDAVLWEPGKGGMHTLEIHADQDVYPQPFGIRTVEVRDGKFLINGRPFHFRGYGCHEDRPIRGKGHDHVLMFHDFELMAWQGANSFRTSHYPYDEEVLDHADRVGMVVIDETAAVGLNTGIAGGIFGGKNFPTFTPNTVSTQTRQVHADHIRELIARDRNHPCVVMWSIANEPESHTPEAHEYFSPLAALAREADPTRPVGYVNVQIGGPEAETLIDDFDVVMLNRYYGWYWDNGDLASAEKHLREEIAGWIRRAPGKPIIFTEYGPDTMPGLHDMHRRPWSEEYQVDMLDMFHRVFDDVDEVVGEQMWNFADFQTTPGIMRVGGNKKGMFTRERQPKAAAWKVRERWTRMRDESGR, from the coding sequence GTGGCAACAGCCTGGAACGCCCACCCCGTCGTGCTCGAATGGGTGCGTAGGGAACACACCGCAATGACCTCGGCAAAGGAGCTGAGAATGCTACGACCACGCCCGTCCTCCTCCCGCACGATCCACTGCCTCGACGGGATCTGGGACTTCGCACTGGCCACCGACTCCGACGACATTGCCTGGCTGACCGAGGGGATCACCGATCCCCGCCCCATGCCCGTCCCGTCCTCGTTCAACGACGTCACCGTCGACACCGCCATCCACGACCACGTGGGTCCGGTCCGCTACCAGAGGAGCGTCACCGTCCCGCGCACGCTGCCCGACGAGCGCCTGGTCCTGCACTTCGGTTCGGTCACCCACGGCGCAGTCGTCTGGGTCGACGAGGTCGAAGTCGCCCGCCACCAAGGCGGATACCTGCCCTTAGAGGCCGATGTGACCGACCTGGTCGCCGGAAGGACCCACTTCCGCCTGTCCGTGAGCGTCGACAACCGCCTCTCGTGGACGACCATCCCACCCGGCTGGGTCGACACGACCGACGCCGGCCATCAGGTCCAGCGCTACTTCCACGACTTCTACAACTACGCGGGCATCCACCGCAGCGTGCAGCTGTGCACCCGCCCCGCCGTGCACGTCGAGAACGTCCGGGTGAGCACCGACATCGACGGGAGCACCGGTGTGGTCCACTACGAGGTCGACGCCCCAGGTGCACGCGAGGTCCGGGTGAACGTCCTGGCCCCCGCTGGAAGCGTGGTGGCCACGTGCGAGGGCACCACCGGGACGGTGCGCATCGACGACGCCGTCCTGTGGGAGCCCGGCAAGGGCGGCATGCACACCCTTGAGATCCACGCCGACCAGGACGTGTACCCGCAGCCCTTCGGCATCCGCACCGTCGAGGTCCGGGACGGGAAGTTCCTCATCAACGGCCGGCCCTTCCACTTCCGCGGCTACGGTTGCCACGAGGACCGGCCGATCCGCGGCAAGGGCCACGACCACGTCCTCATGTTCCACGACTTCGAGCTCATGGCCTGGCAGGGCGCCAACTCCTTCCGCACCTCCCACTACCCCTACGACGAGGAGGTCCTGGACCACGCGGACCGTGTGGGCATGGTCGTCATCGACGAGACCGCTGCCGTCGGCCTGAACACCGGAATCGCCGGTGGAATCTTCGGAGGCAAGAACTTCCCGACCTTCACCCCGAACACCGTCAGCACCCAGACACGCCAGGTCCACGCCGATCACATCCGGGAACTCATCGCCCGCGACCGCAACCACCCCTGCGTGGTCATGTGGTCCATCGCCAACGAGCCCGAGTCGCACACGCCCGAGGCGCACGAGTACTTCTCGCCCCTGGCGGCGCTGGCCCGCGAAGCCGACCCCACCCGACCTGTCGGATACGTGAATGTGCAGATCGGCGGGCCTGAGGCCGAGACCCTCATCGACGACTTCGACGTGGTCATGCTCAACCGCTATTACGGCTGGTACTGGGACAACGGCGACTTGGCGTCGGCCGAGAAGCACCTGCGCGAGGAAATCGCCGGGTGGATCCGCCGCGCCCCCGGCAAACCGATCATCTTCACCGAGTACGGCCCGGACACGATGCCCGGCCTGCACGACATGCACCGCCGCCCGTGGTCGGAGGAGTACCAGGTGGACATGTTGGACATGTTCCACCGGGTCTTCGACGACGTGGACGAGGTCGTGGGTGAACAGATGTGGAACTTCGCGGACTTCCAGACCACGCCGGGCATCATGCGCGTGGGCGGGAACAAGAAAGGCATGTTCACCCGCGAACGTCAACCCAAGGCGGCGGCCTGGAAGGTCCGCGAGCGCTGGACGCGGATGAGGGACGAATCGGGTCGCTGA
- a CDS encoding MFS transporter: MTNIQASKAIRPFGWRDKIGYMFGDFGNDFTFILQMMFFMVFYTDIMGIEAAHVGLLFLVARIVDAFTDVGMGRVVDVLKPSGGGRFRPWLLRMSIPVALAGASMFMPFMAEASYGVRIAYMCVTYLLWGSVFYTSINIPYGSMAAVVTDDPGQRASLSVFRSLGANLAYLIISAVLPQIVIVDNRIDPTRMAIAAVVCGVLAVVCYVLCWSNVQERIEAKVAGPAERIGFVQMLGTLGRNRALISLVAGAIVFLVGSQIAGTTTTYLWKDYFQRGDLMSLAQIISVAPVFILALVASWLAAKVGKKETIAVTLAIAAVVAIICWILRITNPFVFIAAFFIISIGVGMYNILVWAVITDVLDAQDVATGQRDDGTIYAIYSWSRKLGQALAGYIVGWAVSAVGYSAEAAKAGQAQSPEAVSGIYMLFLLIPGILYAITAVIMWFWFPLGRKKVLDNVEILRARKEAAEAQAPAPAQS; encoded by the coding sequence ATGACCAACATCCAGGCAAGCAAGGCCATCCGTCCTTTCGGATGGCGCGACAAGATCGGCTACATGTTCGGTGACTTCGGCAACGACTTCACCTTCATCCTCCAGATGATGTTCTTCATGGTGTTCTACACGGACATCATGGGCATCGAGGCCGCCCATGTCGGCCTCCTCTTCCTCGTGGCGCGCATCGTCGACGCCTTCACCGACGTGGGCATGGGGCGCGTGGTGGACGTCCTCAAACCCAGTGGGGGCGGCCGTTTCCGCCCGTGGCTCCTGCGCATGTCCATCCCGGTGGCCCTGGCGGGCGCGTCGATGTTCATGCCCTTCATGGCGGAGGCCTCCTACGGGGTGCGCATCGCCTACATGTGCGTGACCTACCTGCTGTGGGGCTCGGTCTTCTACACCTCGATCAACATCCCCTACGGCTCCATGGCCGCGGTGGTCACCGACGACCCGGGTCAGCGCGCTTCCCTGTCGGTGTTCCGCTCCCTCGGCGCAAACCTGGCCTACCTCATCATCTCGGCGGTCCTGCCTCAGATCGTCATCGTCGACAACAGGATCGACCCGACGCGCATGGCCATTGCCGCGGTGGTCTGCGGCGTCCTGGCCGTCGTCTGCTACGTCCTGTGTTGGAGCAACGTCCAGGAACGCATCGAAGCCAAGGTCGCCGGACCTGCGGAGCGCATCGGATTCGTCCAGATGCTGGGCACCTTGGGCAGGAACCGTGCGCTGATCTCGCTTGTGGCGGGTGCCATCGTCTTCCTGGTGGGCAGCCAGATCGCGGGCACGACCACCACCTACCTGTGGAAGGACTACTTCCAGCGCGGTGACCTCATGTCGCTCGCCCAGATCATCTCGGTGGCTCCGGTGTTCATCCTGGCTCTCGTCGCCTCCTGGCTGGCGGCCAAGGTCGGCAAGAAGGAGACCATCGCGGTCACCTTGGCAATCGCCGCCGTGGTCGCGATCATCTGCTGGATCCTCAGGATCACCAACCCCTTCGTCTTCATCGCCGCCTTCTTCATCATCTCCATCGGCGTGGGCATGTACAACATCCTCGTGTGGGCGGTCATCACCGACGTCCTCGACGCCCAGGACGTGGCCACCGGACAACGTGACGACGGCACGATCTACGCGATCTACTCCTGGTCGCGCAAACTTGGTCAGGCTTTGGCCGGCTACATCGTCGGCTGGGCGGTCAGCGCCGTCGGCTACAGCGCCGAGGCCGCCAAGGCGGGCCAGGCCCAGTCCCCCGAGGCCGTCTCAGGCATCTACATGTTGTTCTTGCTGATCCCGGGCATCCTGTACGCGATCACGGCAGTCATCATGTGGTTCTGGTTCCCCTTGGGCCGCAAGAAGGTCCTGGACAACGTCGAGATCCTCCGGGCCCGCAAAGAGGCCGCCGAGGCCCAGGCCCCCGCACCCGCCCAATCCTGA
- a CDS encoding LacI family DNA-binding transcriptional regulator, translating into MKKTTIKDIAEKAGVSPTAVSFTLNGRPGVGQETRERILTVAHEAGWTPSPRAQALSRARADAIGLVITRPDDSYASEGFYFHFLIGLQSELATANMDLVMRHASCLEEEMQLYREWSSSGRVDGVVLVEPVVGDPRFDLVKDLDLPAVVVGLDAPGLPSVITADDALIRSIVEHLVAQGARRIGYVSGDASFIHTVSRCAALHAYADEHPQVRVFVSEGTDFTETAGRSAASSLLEKDVDALIFDNEILTLGGLAATNGSAHADVLLFSCQDSPLCRATTPAISAVATSASRLSADAGRLVLARLRGQNPASIVEPVPTLVLRDSTLHGLPRRLRADT; encoded by the coding sequence GTGAAGAAGACCACGATCAAGGACATCGCCGAGAAGGCCGGGGTCTCCCCCACCGCGGTCTCCTTCACCCTCAACGGGCGTCCAGGGGTCGGCCAGGAGACACGCGAGCGGATCCTCACGGTCGCCCACGAGGCCGGCTGGACACCCAGTCCGCGCGCCCAGGCCCTGTCCCGCGCCCGCGCTGACGCCATCGGATTGGTCATCACCCGACCCGACGACTCCTACGCCTCGGAAGGCTTCTACTTCCACTTCCTCATCGGCCTGCAGAGCGAGCTTGCCACCGCGAACATGGACCTGGTCATGCGGCACGCCTCCTGCCTGGAGGAGGAGATGCAGTTGTACAGGGAGTGGAGTTCGTCCGGACGCGTGGACGGTGTGGTCCTGGTCGAACCGGTCGTCGGGGATCCCCGCTTCGACCTCGTCAAGGACCTTGACCTGCCCGCAGTCGTCGTCGGTCTCGACGCGCCGGGACTGCCCAGCGTCATCACCGCGGACGATGCCCTGATCCGGAGCATTGTCGAACACCTCGTCGCGCAGGGGGCGCGCCGAATCGGTTACGTCTCGGGGGACGCAAGCTTCATCCACACGGTTTCGCGCTGTGCAGCCCTGCACGCCTACGCCGACGAGCACCCACAGGTCCGGGTGTTCGTCTCAGAGGGCACGGACTTCACCGAAACAGCGGGCCGCAGCGCCGCTTCTTCGCTGCTCGAAAAAGATGTCGACGCTTTGATCTTCGACAACGAGATCCTCACCCTGGGTGGACTGGCGGCCACCAATGGGAGCGCTCACGCCGACGTCCTGTTGTTCTCCTGCCAGGACTCGCCACTGTGCCGCGCGACCACGCCTGCGATCTCCGCGGTCGCCACCAGCGCAAGCCGCCTGAGCGCCGATGCAGGTCGCCTCGTCCTCGCCCGCCTGCGCGGTCAGAACCCGGCCTCGATCGTCGAACCGGTGCCGACCCTCGTCCTGCGGGACTCCACCCTGCACGGCCTTCCCCGGCGCCTCCGAGCCGACACCTGA